A stretch of the Cloacibacillus sp. genome encodes the following:
- a CDS encoding L-2-amino-thiazoline-4-carboxylic acid hydrolase: MCETTVSKELAVENVLIMAERLAFLHYAFAKTLEEELSPEKADKLTRKAIDKYGQLAAESAMKKIESQDLETTLLNFKHGKDLPSMGWQTAPIDKPNDRPCEKISKITYCPLADNWKKLGKEAERLGRLYCWVDQAKFRAYGKGYLCFHDRNTLDGDDYCIIRVASNISANGQ; the protein is encoded by the coding sequence ATGTGTGAAACAACAGTATCCAAAGAACTAGCGGTTGAGAATGTATTAATCATGGCGGAGCGGTTGGCCTTTCTCCATTATGCCTTCGCTAAAACGCTTGAAGAGGAGCTGTCTCCGGAGAAGGCCGATAAACTGACCCGCAAAGCAATCGACAAATACGGACAACTCGCCGCTGAGAGCGCTATGAAGAAGATCGAGAGCCAGGATCTTGAGACAACGCTGCTCAATTTCAAGCATGGCAAAGACTTGCCCTCAATGGGCTGGCAGACGGCTCCCATCGATAAACCCAACGACAGGCCCTGCGAAAAAATCAGCAAAATCACCTACTGTCCCCTTGCCGACAACTGGAAGAAGCTCGGCAAAGAGGCAGAACGCCTAGGCAGGCTCTATTGCTGGGTCGACCAGGCAAAATTCAGGGCCTATGGGAAGGGTTATCTCTGCTTCCACGATAGGAATACTTTGGACGGAGACGACTACTGCATTATCAGGGTCGCTTCCAACATCTCTGCGAATGGTCAATAG
- a CDS encoding flavin reductase family protein, producing MAKKNIGAVSAISPIPAFMATCADKNGNSNIITISYGGIINAVPPMAYISVRDTRYSYHMLKETGEFVINIPGGNLTKETDLCGILSARKVNKWEATKLTPVEASIVKVPMIKECPVNIECVIKHIIALGSHDIFLAEIVATHADEEVLNDKNKVMIDKFKPFAFCYNAQEYWTLDSLIGHYGWTAKEIDK from the coding sequence ATGGCAAAAAAGAACATAGGCGCAGTTTCCGCGATCTCACCCATTCCAGCCTTTATGGCCACCTGCGCCGACAAAAACGGCAATTCAAACATCATCACGATCTCCTATGGCGGTATCATCAACGCCGTTCCGCCAATGGCCTACATTTCAGTCCGCGACACACGTTACTCATATCATATGCTGAAAGAGACGGGAGAGTTCGTCATCAACATCCCTGGAGGTAACCTCACCAAAGAGACCGACCTATGTGGGATACTCAGCGCAAGGAAGGTCAATAAATGGGAGGCTACAAAGCTGACGCCGGTAGAAGCCTCGATTGTCAAAGTACCGATGATAAAGGAATGTCCTGTAAACATTGAGTGCGTGATTAAACATATCATCGCCCTTGGCTCACATGACATATTCCTCGCAGAGATCGTGGCGACGCACGCTGATGAAGAAGTGCTGAACGACAAAAACAAGGTCATGATCGACAAGTTCAAACCATTTGCCTTCTGCTATAACGCACAGGAATATTGGACTCTGGATTCGCTCATCGGCCACTACGGATGGACGGCCAAAGAGATAGATAAGTAG
- a CDS encoding DUF1385 domain-containing protein, translating to MRTTALLHVTLSALMDLPPKRIPVGGQAVIEGVLMKGPEHWGLAVREPGGAICLKSWLGSNWLKGGFWKWPVVRGFATMVEMMQIGMRALSLSADISLGEEEKISPWEMVLSVGAALLGVVGIFLALPMFISEYITTHFALSHFGKNIVEGCLRGVIFVGYVAAISMWKDIARVFEYHGAEHKTINAYEHDAPLTPESVAHYSRIHRRCGTSFLLVVIVVSIIVFSLIGGGSVLWRVGSRVVLLPLVIGLSYEFIRGASNSETWGKYCIMPALSLQYITTREPSADQLEVAIAALDMALDPDKGNSD from the coding sequence ATGAGAACAACCGCACTGCTTCATGTGACGCTCTCGGCGCTCATGGATCTGCCTCCTAAAAGAATACCGGTAGGCGGACAGGCCGTCATCGAGGGCGTGCTCATGAAGGGGCCCGAACACTGGGGGCTTGCCGTCAGGGAGCCAGGCGGGGCTATCTGCCTGAAATCATGGCTCGGTTCGAATTGGCTGAAGGGCGGTTTTTGGAAATGGCCCGTCGTCCGCGGTTTTGCCACGATGGTTGAGATGATGCAGATCGGCATGCGCGCGCTCTCCCTCTCCGCGGATATCAGCCTCGGAGAAGAGGAAAAGATTTCTCCCTGGGAGATGGTGCTTTCTGTTGGGGCCGCGCTGCTTGGCGTGGTGGGGATATTCCTCGCGCTGCCGATGTTTATATCCGAATACATCACCACTCATTTCGCACTCTCTCACTTCGGCAAAAACATCGTCGAGGGATGCCTGCGCGGTGTGATCTTTGTCGGCTATGTGGCGGCGATCTCCATGTGGAAGGATATCGCCCGCGTCTTTGAATATCACGGCGCGGAGCACAAGACGATCAACGCCTATGAGCATGACGCGCCGCTGACGCCGGAGAGCGTGGCGCACTATTCGCGCATCCACAGACGCTGCGGAACCTCCTTCCTTTTGGTCGTAATCGTCGTGAGCATCATCGTCTTTTCCCTCATCGGCGGCGGTTCAGTGCTTTGGCGCGTGGGCAGCCGTGTCGTATTGCTGCCGCTAGTGATCGGGCTCTCCTATGAGTTCATCCGCGGCGCCTCAAATTCAGAGACCTGGGGAAAATACTGTATAATGCCCGCGCTTTCGCTCCAATATATAACGACGCGCGAACCATCGGCGGATCAGCTGGAGGTCGCGATAGCCGCGCTTGACATGGCGCTTGACCCCGATAAGGGGAACTCTGATTAA
- a CDS encoding iron-containing alcohol dehydrogenase, which translates to MQNFTYYAPTKIVFGKETEKETGALIREQGCERALIVYGSGSVKRSGLLERISASLEDAGVSHVELGGVIPNPRLSKVREGIELCRREKADFLLSVGGGSVIDTAKAISYGVPYAGDVWDFFAGKAAAQAALPMGCVLTIAAAGSEMSNSSVITNEENGLKRGYRSDLSRQRFAVLNPELTYTLPPYQTANGAVDIMMHTMERYFTSECDLLLTDALGEGLMRTVMECARTLRDDPTNYAARANMMWASSLSHNGLTGCGSVEDWASHQLQHELGGMFDCSHSAGLAAVWPSWARYVMDADYVLFARFAVKVMGAAPAADERETAERGVAAVEFFFRSIGMPTNIRELGYELSEAQIAELAEKCTNGRTRTVGGLKKLGYGDIVKIYEGARG; encoded by the coding sequence ATGCAGAATTTTACCTATTACGCGCCGACGAAGATCGTCTTCGGCAAAGAGACGGAGAAAGAAACCGGCGCACTGATCCGTGAACAGGGATGCGAACGGGCACTTATCGTATACGGCAGCGGCAGCGTAAAGCGCAGCGGGCTGCTGGAGCGCATCTCCGCCTCGCTTGAGGATGCCGGAGTCTCCCATGTAGAGCTGGGGGGCGTCATTCCTAATCCGCGCCTTTCAAAGGTCCGCGAGGGAATAGAGCTCTGCCGCCGTGAGAAAGCCGACTTTTTGCTCTCCGTGGGAGGCGGCAGCGTTATCGATACCGCGAAGGCGATCAGTTACGGCGTTCCGTATGCGGGAGATGTGTGGGATTTCTTCGCGGGTAAGGCCGCAGCGCAGGCTGCCCTGCCGATGGGCTGCGTGCTGACGATCGCCGCCGCGGGCAGCGAGATGAGCAATTCAAGCGTCATCACGAACGAGGAGAACGGACTTAAGCGTGGATACCGGAGCGACCTCTCGCGGCAGCGTTTCGCGGTGCTGAACCCCGAGCTCACATACACGCTGCCGCCATACCAGACGGCGAACGGCGCCGTCGATATCATGATGCATACGATGGAGCGCTACTTTACCTCCGAATGCGACCTTCTCTTAACCGACGCGCTTGGCGAGGGGCTGATGCGCACGGTGATGGAGTGTGCTCGCACGCTGCGCGATGATCCCACGAATTACGCCGCCCGCGCCAACATGATGTGGGCCTCCAGCCTTTCGCACAACGGACTGACGGGCTGCGGTTCGGTCGAGGACTGGGCCTCTCATCAGCTGCAGCACGAGCTTGGCGGAATGTTCGACTGCTCGCACAGCGCGGGGCTCGCGGCGGTATGGCCCTCATGGGCGCGTTATGTGATGGACGCCGATTACGTGCTGTTCGCCCGCTTCGCCGTGAAGGTGATGGGGGCAGCTCCCGCAGCGGACGAGCGGGAGACGGCGGAGCGTGGCGTCGCCGCCGTTGAGTTCTTCTTCCGTTCGATAGGGATGCCGACAAATATTCGAGAGCTGGGTTACGAACTCAGCGAGGCACAGATCGCGGAGCTCGCCGAAAAGTGTACCAACGGCAGAACGCGCACCGTAGGCGGCTTAAAAAAGCTGGGTTACGGAGACATCGTAAAAATTTATGAGGGCGCGCGCGGTTGA
- the trxB gene encoding thioredoxin-disulfide reductase, translating to MEKRELVIIGAGPAGLAAAVYGRRAGLDTLILEKGIPGGQINITDEIENWPGTIHSTGSELGETFRKHAEHFKAEFRSCTVQKIDLRDGSKFVVTDSGEIEAEAIILATGASFRKLGCPGEAEFTGAGVSYCAVCDAAFFEGETIAVVGGGNVAVEEAGYLTRFADKVYIIHRRDEWRADRLAIEQALANPKIVPVWNSVVESIEGEGVVEKLVLKNVKTGEISDLPVAGCFVFVGTEPNVAYLQPESSVVKQTRGGWIDTNDKMETSVEGIFAAGDIRDKYLRQVVTAAGDGAVAAMAAYSYITEQLHLRSVLIDPEEVIALFTSSIDQDQVKLQVEAEKYAKESGKQIAFIDGYRNGKMVEKLGIAKLPTIVEMKKGTMVRSAEPTTVEDIKKFIA from the coding sequence ATGGAAAAGAGAGAACTTGTAATAATCGGAGCCGGCCCTGCGGGTCTTGCGGCGGCGGTATACGGACGCCGCGCCGGACTTGACACGCTTATCCTTGAAAAGGGTATTCCCGGCGGTCAGATCAACATCACGGACGAAATTGAAAACTGGCCCGGAACGATCCACTCGACAGGCTCCGAGCTCGGCGAAACATTCCGCAAGCACGCGGAGCACTTCAAGGCCGAATTCAGAAGCTGCACGGTACAGAAGATAGATCTCAGAGACGGCAGCAAGTTTGTCGTCACCGACAGCGGCGAGATCGAGGCCGAGGCGATCATCCTCGCCACCGGCGCCAGCTTCAGGAAGCTTGGATGCCCCGGCGAAGCCGAATTCACCGGCGCGGGCGTCAGCTACTGCGCGGTCTGCGACGCGGCCTTCTTTGAGGGCGAGACGATCGCCGTCGTCGGCGGCGGCAACGTGGCCGTCGAAGAGGCCGGTTACCTCACACGCTTTGCCGATAAGGTCTACATCATCCACCGCCGTGACGAGTGGAGGGCCGACCGCCTTGCCATCGAGCAGGCGCTCGCGAACCCGAAGATCGTCCCCGTCTGGAATTCCGTCGTCGAGTCGATAGAGGGCGAGGGTGTTGTGGAGAAGCTCGTGCTTAAGAACGTCAAGACCGGCGAGATCTCGGATCTCCCCGTCGCCGGCTGCTTCGTATTTGTCGGCACGGAGCCGAACGTCGCCTACCTCCAGCCCGAGAGCTCGGTCGTCAAGCAGACCCGCGGCGGCTGGATCGATACCAATGACAAGATGGAGACCTCCGTCGAGGGTATCTTCGCCGCGGGCGACATCCGTGACAAGTACCTCCGTCAGGTTGTAACCGCCGCCGGCGATGGCGCGGTGGCAGCGATGGCCGCCTACTCATACATCACCGAGCAGCTTCACCTCCGCTCAGTGCTCATCGACCCCGAAGAGGTGATCGCCCTCTTTACCTCCAGCATCGACCAGGATCAGGTCAAGCTGCAGGTCGAAGCCGAAAAATACGCGAAGGAGAGCGGCAAGCAGATCGCCTTCATCGACGGCTACCGTAACGGCAAGATGGTGGAAAAGCTCGGAATCGCGAAGCTCCCGACGATCGTTGAGATGAAAAAGGGCACGATGGTTCGCTCCGCGGAGCCCACAACGGTAGAGGACATCAAAAAGTTTATCGCGTAA
- the prmC gene encoding peptide chain release factor N(5)-glutamine methyltransferase encodes MKLQELRRRCRETLVLSAAARPEYSADLIISRRLGIGQAELVYKDDEIPAQACEGIFSMTAKRAGGVPLSYVLHEAEFYGYRFKVGRGVLIPRPETELLVEAALEYFPSGRAAFFADWCTGSGCIALSLLLENESLTGIGVDKSPQALRWASINRGLHRLEKRLVLLRNAEPAEAPVGEGSLDFIISNPPYIPEAEIAGLMPEVRDYEPHMALDGGAGGLFLYRKFFESFPRLLKSGGLLLLETAGEAQICALEDMAPSEFVLMNKILDYNGIIRHIIWRKR; translated from the coding sequence TTGAAACTGCAGGAGCTCCGCCGCCGCTGCCGCGAGACGCTCGTCCTTTCGGCGGCGGCCCGTCCGGAATACTCGGCGGACCTCATCATCTCCCGGCGTCTTGGCATCGGCCAGGCTGAACTTGTATACAAGGACGACGAAATCCCCGCGCAGGCCTGTGAGGGGATTTTCTCTATGACAGCAAAACGCGCGGGGGGCGTGCCGCTGTCATACGTGCTCCACGAAGCGGAATTTTACGGCTACCGCTTCAAGGTGGGGCGCGGCGTTCTCATTCCGCGTCCGGAGACGGAGCTGCTCGTAGAAGCGGCGCTTGAATACTTTCCCTCGGGCCGCGCGGCGTTTTTTGCCGACTGGTGCACGGGCAGCGGCTGTATCGCCCTATCCCTGCTGCTGGAGAATGAATCGCTTACTGGTATCGGCGTGGACAAGAGCCCGCAGGCGCTTCGCTGGGCTTCGATTAACAGAGGGCTTCACCGCCTCGAAAAGCGCCTTGTCCTGCTGCGCAACGCCGAACCCGCGGAGGCGCCCGTCGGCGAGGGCAGCCTTGATTTCATAATCTCCAATCCGCCGTATATACCGGAGGCGGAAATAGCGGGGCTGATGCCGGAGGTGCGCGACTATGAGCCGCACATGGCCCTTGACGGCGGGGCTGGCGGCCTATTTCTATACCGGAAATTTTTTGAGTCGTTTCCCCGTTTACTGAAAAGCGGCGGACTGCTATTGTTAGAGACGGCGGGCGAGGCGCAGATTTGTGCGCTAGAGGATATGGCACCAAGTGAATTTGTTCTCATGAATAAAATTTTAGATTATAATGGAATAATTCGTCATATTATATGGCGTAAAAGATAA
- a CDS encoding cupin domain-containing protein, with translation MFVLDSQIASEELDNGVVRKIKGYIDDLMLVELTWKAGQEGVLHHHPHRQCDYVVKGRFEVTLGGEKRALGPGDCFYVKADVPHGVKALEDGGVLLDIFTPMREDFIK, from the coding sequence ATGTTTGTACTGGACAGTCAGATCGCGTCGGAGGAGCTTGACAACGGTGTTGTGAGAAAGATCAAAGGTTACATTGACGATCTCATGCTTGTCGAGCTTACCTGGAAGGCGGGGCAGGAGGGCGTTCTGCACCATCATCCGCACCGTCAGTGCGATTATGTGGTGAAGGGGCGTTTCGAGGTAACCCTTGGCGGCGAAAAGAGGGCGCTTGGACCGGGGGACTGTTTTTATGTCAAGGCCGACGTCCCGCACGGCGTTAAAGCGCTTGAGGACGGTGGCGTATTGCTGGATATCTTCACGCCGATGCGTGAAGACTTTATAAAGTAG
- the prfA gene encoding peptide chain release factor 1 yields the protein MELIDKLKEIEASYRELEQKMADPAVANDPQEMQQLGKKHVDLAPIVDAFSKYEAVLQGIADAKEMIDGDDEEMRELAKEELSELEARVPELEKDIRVLLLPKDINDDKSVIIEIRGGAGGEEAALFSVNLFRMYTRFAERQHWKTEIISGSETGIGGYKEIIFRVDGIGAFSMLKFESGVHRVQRVPETEASGRIHTSTATVAVLPEAAEVDVEVRTEDLKIDTYRSSGAGGQHVNMTDSAVRITHLPSGIVVTCQDERSQIKNRAKAMQFLRTKLYDAELQRQNAEMAAERKGQVGTGDRAERIRTYNFPQNRLSDHRINLTLYKLDQILDGDLYELISMLSEADQAEKMKLLSV from the coding sequence ATGGAACTGATAGATAAACTTAAAGAGATAGAGGCCAGTTATCGGGAGCTGGAACAGAAGATGGCCGATCCCGCGGTGGCCAACGATCCTCAGGAGATGCAGCAGCTCGGTAAGAAGCATGTCGACCTCGCGCCGATCGTCGACGCCTTTTCTAAGTATGAGGCTGTGCTTCAGGGCATTGCTGACGCCAAAGAGATGATCGACGGCGACGACGAGGAGATGCGCGAACTGGCGAAGGAGGAGCTATCCGAGCTTGAGGCGCGCGTTCCCGAGCTGGAAAAGGATATCCGCGTGCTGCTCCTGCCTAAGGATATCAACGATGACAAGAGCGTTATCATTGAAATACGCGGCGGCGCCGGCGGCGAAGAGGCGGCCCTCTTCTCGGTAAACCTCTTCCGCATGTACACACGCTTCGCCGAACGCCAGCACTGGAAGACGGAGATCATCTCCGGCAGCGAGACCGGTATCGGCGGGTACAAGGAAATAATCTTCCGCGTCGACGGAATCGGCGCCTTCAGCATGCTGAAGTTTGAGAGCGGCGTCCACCGCGTCCAGCGCGTACCGGAGACGGAGGCCAGCGGACGCATCCACACCTCGACGGCGACCGTCGCGGTGCTGCCGGAGGCGGCAGAGGTAGACGTAGAGGTCCGCACGGAGGATCTTAAGATCGACACCTACCGCTCCAGCGGCGCGGGCGGGCAGCACGTCAACATGACGGACTCCGCGGTGCGCATTACGCACCTTCCCTCCGGGATCGTCGTCACCTGTCAGGACGAACGCTCACAGATAAAGAACCGCGCGAAGGCGATGCAGTTCCTGCGCACCAAGCTTTACGACGCCGAACTCCAGCGGCAGAACGCCGAGATGGCGGCAGAGCGCAAGGGGCAGGTGGGGACCGGCGACCGCGCGGAACGCATTCGTACCTATAATTTCCCGCAGAACCGCCTTTCGGACCACCGGATAAACCTCACCCTCTACAAGCTTGACCAGATACTTGACGGTGATCTCTACGAGCTCATCAGCATGTTGTCCGAGGCCGACCAGGCGGAGAAGATGAAGCTTCTCTCGGTATAA
- the thyX gene encoding FAD-dependent thymidylate synthase: MSVFVKLIAATPEADRVVAAAAKICYSPSGAAEIFDGLDTAKTASFLKMLREAGHLSPFEHASFTFAAEGLSRVATHQLVRHRMASYSQQSQRYVGMTGNECIVPPTVKSDPRALALFKEQTESAQRTYDELVALGIPKEDARFILPHGAETRIVLTMNARELHHFFALRLCRRAQWEIRELAREMLRAVRTAAPVLFAAAGPSCVTEGSCHEAHSCGQPYKDMEDMLSQ, translated from the coding sequence ATGAGCGTTTTTGTGAAACTTATCGCCGCTACGCCCGAGGCGGACAGAGTAGTCGCCGCCGCGGCAAAGATATGCTACAGCCCGTCGGGCGCGGCCGAGATATTTGACGGCCTCGACACGGCAAAGACCGCTTCGTTTTTAAAGATGCTGCGCGAGGCCGGACATCTCTCTCCCTTTGAACACGCCTCCTTTACCTTCGCGGCGGAGGGACTGAGCCGCGTAGCGACCCACCAGCTCGTGCGCCACAGGATGGCCAGTTATTCCCAGCAGAGCCAGCGTTATGTGGGGATGACCGGCAACGAATGTATTGTGCCGCCCACGGTCAAGTCTGACCCGCGCGCCCTCGCCCTATTCAAGGAGCAGACGGAGTCGGCCCAGCGCACCTACGACGAGCTTGTCGCCCTCGGCATCCCGAAGGAGGACGCGCGTTTTATCTTGCCGCACGGAGCGGAGACGCGTATCGTGCTGACGATGAACGCGCGCGAGCTGCACCATTTCTTCGCGCTCCGCCTCTGCCGCCGGGCTCAATGGGAGATACGCGAGCTGGCGAGGGAGATGCTGCGCGCTGTACGCACCGCCGCTCCCGTGCTCTTTGCCGCTGCCGGTCCCTCCTGTGTCACAGAAGGTTCGTGCCATGAGGCTCATTCCTGCGGGCAGCCCTACAAAGATATGGAGGATATGCTCTCGCAATGA
- a CDS encoding L-serine ammonia-lyase, iron-sulfur-dependent, subunit alpha, whose translation MQRNSLTYQSYLKILTRELVPAMGCIEPIAIAYCAAKARAVLGALPNHIEVKASGNIIKNVKSVVVPNTGGRRGIAVAAALGALAGDATNGLEVIADISVEAKTNLGEYLENTKIITSSANSDHLLDITVTVYRDNSWAKVRTVNEHTNIVLIEKDGKVLKNKEILDVEDTDCPDYTLLTVKDIYDFAETAFIQDVKSILDRQITLNTAISNEGLKKDYGANIGKVILKVYGDNVKVRARAMAAAGSDARMNGCELAVVINSGSGNQGITASIPVIEYAKELKADKEKLYRALLISNLVTLHQKTGIGRLSAYCGAVSAGAGAGAGIAYLCGGDYETIIHTIVNTLAVTSGIICDGAKSSCAAKIAVAVDAGIIGYEMYKNGQQFYGGDGVILKGVENTIKNIGRLGRVGMYETDKEIIRMMTE comes from the coding sequence ATGCAACGTAATAGTTTGACCTATCAGAGCTATCTAAAAATACTTACGCGAGAACTCGTTCCCGCCATGGGCTGCATAGAACCAATAGCCATCGCCTACTGTGCAGCAAAGGCCAGAGCGGTGCTTGGAGCGCTTCCCAACCATATAGAGGTTAAAGCAAGCGGCAACATCATTAAAAACGTCAAGAGTGTCGTTGTCCCGAATACCGGCGGCAGGCGTGGCATCGCCGTCGCCGCCGCCCTTGGCGCACTGGCAGGAGATGCAACAAATGGCCTAGAAGTCATCGCGGATATCTCAGTTGAGGCTAAAACCAACCTAGGAGAATATTTAGAGAATACCAAGATCATAACCAGCTCCGCCAATTCTGATCATCTTCTCGATATTACCGTAACGGTATACAGAGACAATTCATGGGCGAAAGTACGGACGGTAAATGAACACACAAATATTGTCCTTATAGAAAAAGACGGCAAGGTGCTGAAAAACAAAGAGATATTAGATGTAGAAGACACCGACTGTCCAGATTATACATTGCTCACCGTAAAAGATATCTATGATTTCGCTGAGACTGCCTTCATCCAGGACGTGAAGTCAATATTAGATAGACAAATAACACTCAATACGGCAATCTCCAACGAGGGACTGAAAAAAGACTACGGGGCCAATATCGGCAAAGTTATACTTAAGGTATATGGAGATAACGTCAAGGTCAGAGCGAGGGCAATGGCGGCAGCCGGCTCCGACGCTCGTATGAACGGCTGCGAGCTTGCCGTGGTGATCAATTCCGGCAGCGGCAACCAGGGCATAACGGCTTCCATTCCGGTAATAGAATACGCAAAGGAGCTTAAAGCTGACAAAGAAAAGCTTTACCGAGCTTTGCTAATATCAAACCTCGTTACGCTACACCAGAAGACCGGCATCGGCCGTCTTTCGGCCTATTGCGGCGCGGTCAGCGCCGGAGCAGGGGCAGGGGCAGGTATCGCCTACCTATGCGGCGGCGATTACGAAACGATCATTCACACAATAGTTAACACGCTCGCCGTGACTTCAGGAATCATCTGCGACGGAGCTAAATCCTCCTGCGCGGCAAAAATTGCCGTCGCCGTCGACGCAGGCATCATCGGCTATGAGATGTACAAAAACGGGCAGCAATTTTACGGCGGCGACGGTGTTATCCTCAAAGGTGTTGAGAATACGATCAAGAACATAGGCAGGCTTGGCAGGGTCGGGATGTATGAGACCGATAAAGAGATCATCAGGATGATGACGGAATGA
- the rpmE gene encoding 50S ribosomal protein L31, producing MKKDIHPKYETCKVTCACGNTFETKSTVGDMRVSVCSACHPFYTGKKGRVIEAGRLEKFRQKYAGVNYGQKNVSETAE from the coding sequence ATGAAGAAGGACATCCACCCGAAATACGAAACCTGCAAGGTCACCTGCGCCTGTGGCAATACATTTGAGACTAAGTCCACTGTGGGCGATATGAGAGTTTCGGTCTGCAGCGCATGCCATCCTTTCTACACTGGTAAGAAGGGCCGCGTCATCGAAGCGGGACGTCTTGAGAAGTTCCGTCAGAAGTATGCCGGCGTGAATTACGGACAGAAGAACGTCAGCGAGACCGCCGAATAG
- a CDS encoding dipeptidase → MAENKFFKDIDDSLERYQQELCEFLRIPSVSAYSENSDAMRCSAEWLLGRLLDIGFHGDLIETNGWPIMLARHEHRKEAPTLLIYGHYDVQPEVPLEEWKTPPFEPSIRNGAIFARGANDDKGQLYTYVKALESYQRVRGELPLNIIFLAEGEEEIGSKNLLRFLKENGDKLRSDIFFVSDSSMLSKDIPAVTCGFRGIVSFEIALQTMKKDLHSGLFGGIALNATEVITTLLAKMKNEDGHITIPGFYDDVRPLSSRECEAMAHLPYDEAAVAKSLGMAMLHGEKGCSAIEKKSARPTLDINGIWGGFTGEGPKTVIPARAFAKISSRLVPNQSPEKVFRCFENFIRENIPAGVETDIRFLFGATPVVTEIDDPNVRMAAEAIEEAFGKAPAFIRSGGTIHIISEIKDSLKIPSMLILGWGRPENGSHSPNECFYVKDFRNAIRSLCLLFDKIASNGQDK, encoded by the coding sequence ATGGCCGAAAACAAATTTTTTAAAGACATAGACGACTCGTTAGAACGCTATCAGCAGGAGCTTTGCGAGTTCCTACGGATTCCAAGTGTCAGCGCCTATTCAGAGAACAGCGACGCTATGCGGTGTTCGGCAGAGTGGTTACTGGGTAGACTCCTAGATATTGGTTTCCACGGCGACCTCATAGAAACAAATGGCTGGCCTATCATGCTTGCCAGACATGAACACCGCAAAGAGGCACCAACTCTGCTGATTTACGGACATTATGACGTGCAGCCGGAGGTACCGCTTGAGGAATGGAAAACACCACCATTTGAACCAAGTATCAGAAACGGGGCAATATTCGCCAGGGGGGCAAACGACGACAAAGGGCAGCTCTACACCTACGTCAAAGCATTGGAAAGTTATCAGCGGGTGCGCGGAGAATTACCTCTAAATATAATCTTCCTCGCCGAGGGAGAGGAGGAAATCGGCAGTAAGAATCTGCTGCGTTTTCTCAAGGAAAATGGCGATAAGTTACGCAGTGATATCTTCTTCGTTTCGGATAGCTCAATGCTGTCAAAAGACATTCCCGCCGTAACCTGCGGCTTTCGTGGGATAGTCTCCTTTGAGATTGCCCTGCAAACGATGAAAAAAGACCTTCATTCCGGCCTATTCGGAGGTATCGCGTTAAATGCTACAGAGGTCATAACCACGCTGCTTGCAAAAATGAAAAATGAGGATGGGCACATAACAATACCTGGGTTTTACGATGATGTGCGTCCACTCAGTTCACGGGAGTGCGAGGCAATGGCACATCTGCCCTATGACGAGGCCGCCGTGGCCAAATCGCTTGGAATGGCCATGCTGCATGGAGAAAAGGGCTGCTCAGCCATTGAGAAAAAAAGCGCGCGCCCAACGCTGGACATAAACGGTATATGGGGCGGCTTCACCGGCGAGGGCCCAAAGACAGTGATACCGGCAAGGGCCTTTGCTAAAATCAGTTCTCGCTTGGTTCCTAACCAAAGCCCTGAAAAAGTATTTCGCTGCTTTGAAAATTTCATCCGCGAAAATATTCCAGCGGGAGTGGAGACGGATATCCGCTTTCTATTTGGGGCAACACCTGTCGTCACCGAGATAGACGACCCTAATGTACGAATGGCGGCAGAGGCCATTGAGGAAGCTTTTGGAAAGGCCCCGGCCTTCATACGCTCAGGTGGAACGATCCATATTATAAGTGAGATAAAAGATTCGCTGAAAATTCCTTCGATGCTGATTCTTGGCTGGGGCAGGCCGGAAAACGGCTCCCATTCACCTAACGAATGCTTCTACGTCAAAGATTTCAGGAATGCGATCCGCAGCCTCTGCCTGCTCTTTGATAAAATAGCTTCAAATGGGCAGGACAAATGA